One window of Metopolophium dirhodum isolate CAU chromosome 3, ASM1992520v1, whole genome shotgun sequence genomic DNA carries:
- the LOC132941661 gene encoding nitric oxide-associated protein 1, translating to MFATRLLRSHLKRRCRAYGQSPAFKNDVLDRIVYNSVLQGKKPVKHWCSVREKLKKQRFEEMKCDVEPVSLQYLDGYTGADETAEHSAAEVSMDRPHNFPYSIVSKIVSDKYVSKQTEDNEDNEINYDYELNELMTKNWLSDYECYEERNLEEENSIPSWTSEYGTPDPSILISNVPCGGCGALLHCQNSSIPGYLPSELFCHCGPEDLRTMICQRCHFIQKYNTALAVQVDPVEYPKLLYPIKKKRALIILMVDLTDFPCSIWPNLMECIGINKPVVVVGNKLDLLPGDFPGWVEHAKKSLVQSIPKDINIKHVTVVSAKTGFGIEELINKLHSLWQTKGDVYLIGCTNVGKSTMFNTLLQSDYCKVKAVDLVQRATTSPWPGTTLNLLKFPIMRPSNWRLYMRTQRLQYERKERILEQQLDADQRRSLKLKINDLPSIIGQIGLTFHKQSSIDDIVRQNETDPFTTNAVKVNTSRVTSSTLGFDENDPQFKNSKFMYDTPGVVHPDQSINLLTTEELMMTLPTTVMKPRTFSLRPLQTLFVGGLGRIDCLKTGAKFVRFTVFSAHTLPITVCNTEDADVVYEKLLGTHLLAVPCGSIERLSKWPGLSSYKNPIQLTGINEKTSCADIVLSSAGWVAVTPYENDVCYVQAWTPESRGIYIRTPPLLRYAINRRGPRIKFTPTYHAKKE from the exons ATGTTCGCCACTCGATTGTTGCGGTCGCACCTGAAGCGGCGGTGTCGCGCCTACGGCCAGTCGCCGGCTTTTAAGAACGACGTGTTGGATAGAATCGTGTATAATTCAGTGTTGCAGGGTAAAAAGCCTGTAAAACACTGGTGCAGCGTTCGGGAGAAGCTTAAAAAACAAAGGTTTGAAGAGATGAAGTGTGATGTCGAGCCCGTGTCATTGCAATACTTGGATGGGTATACGGGAGCAGACGAAACCGCAGAACACAGTGCGGCAGAAGTGTCTATGGACAGACCGCACAATTTTCCGTACAGTATTGTTAGTAAAATTGTCAGCGACAAGTATGTCAGCAAACAGACCGAAGACAATGAagataatgaaataaattatgatt ATGAGCTGAACGAGTTGATGACAAAGAACTGGTTGAGCGATTATGAGTGTTATGAAGAGAGAAATCTAGAGGAGGAAAACAGTATTCCTTCATGGACTTCGGAGTACGGTACACCTGATCCATCCATACTAATTAGCAACGTACCGTGTGGTGGCTGTGGAGCGTTGTTACATTGTCAGAACTCATCGATACCTGGCTATTTGCCCAGCGAGTTATTTTGTCACTGTGGACCTGAAGATCTCCGAACCATGATATGCCAACGATGTCATTTCATACAGAAATATAACACAGCTCTAGCTGTACAAGTCGACCCTGTTGAATACCCAAAGCTATTGTATCCTATCAAAAAGAAACGAGCACTAATTATTCTTATGGTGGATTTGACAGATTTTCCTTGCAGTATTTGGCCAAATTTAATGGAGTGTATTGGTATTAATAAGCCAGTAGTTgttgtaggtaataaattaGATTTGTTACCTGGTGATTTCCCTGGATGGGTTGAACATGCAAAGAAATCATTGGTTCAAAGCATTCCgaaagatattaatattaaacacgtAACTGTTGTTAGTGCAAAAACAGGATTTGGCATTGAAgaattaatcaataaattacattcacTTTGGCAAACTAAAGGCGATGTTTATTTGATCGGGTGTACTAATGTGGGAAAATCAACAATGTTTAATACCTTGTTGCAATCAGATTATTGTAAAGTAAAAGCTGTAGATTTGGTACAAAGAGCAACTACGTCACCCTGGCCTGGAACTACACTGAATCTACTTAAG tttcCAATAATGCGACCATCTAATTGGAGATTGTACATGAGGACTCAACGTCTTCAATATGAAAGAAAAGAAAGGATTTTAGAACAACAATTAGATGCAGACCAAAGACGatcattaaaattgaaaattaatgatttaccTTCAATTATtg GTCAAATCGGTCTTACTTTTCATAAACAATCAAGTATTGATGATATCGTAAGACAAAATGAAACGGATCCATTTACTACAAACGCAGTTAAAGTTAATACAAGCCGCGTAACCAGTAGCACTTTGGGTTTTGATGAAAATGATCCACAATTCAAAAACAGTAAATTTATGTACGATACACCAGGTGTTGTTCATCCAGATcaatctattaatttattgactaCCGAAGAGCTAATGATGACTCTGCCAACTACGGTTATGAAACCAAGAACATTCAGCTTAAGACCCCTGCAAACACTGTTTGTTGGTGGTCTTGGTAGAATTGACTGTTTGAAAACAGGAGCTAAATTTGTTCGTTTTACCGTCTTCAGTGCTCATACACTTCCAATCACTGTTTGTAATACAGAGGACGCTGATGTGGTGTATGAGAAACTTTTAGGTACACATTTATTAGCAGTTCCATGTGGTAGTATTGAAAGGCTGTCCAAGTGGCCAGGGCTAAGTAGTTACAAGAACCCAATTCAATTGACTggtataaatgaaaaaactaGTTGTGCCGATATTGTTTTGTCATCTGCAG gATGGGTTGCCGTGACTCCATATGAAAATGACGTATGTTATGTACAAGCTTGGACACCTGAAAGTCGAGGCATTTATATTCGTACGCCACCATTATTAAGGTATGCAATTAATCGTCGAGGACCAAGAATAAAATTTACACCAACATATCATGCTAAGAAGGAGTAA
- the LOC132941734 gene encoding choline transporter-like 1, translating into MACFGFDRDAPEVPGQIRVRGCTDIVWLCAFLILWCLMIFIAVFAFIYGDPLRLINGHDSFGNTCGSSGNSKMGKLSNLDTTDKKFLFYLDPANIEHSMQICVKQCPDSNILTLEDVQNFYNRTESLLCSYNFDLNNFTTDEELYKSTIFTTSLGPCPPFPVYKSHHVMNRCVPEELNNQTLPLIYNIYGMMNDWDFTEEILNDLYKTWPQMLYYTILAFVLTFIIILLIHLLTKVIAYILLIGVSLMVLVNVFLLWWEYFTLKKRLDNTIEAQTLSADACNEHTFLILSILFTLFSVIILMLVLAMRKRLNFLSTLFHESADCLSKLPALYWQPICTFSVLICLYAFWTAVILHLATANYPGTKSLQLVTDFVEKNMKTNDSSSLEKSEKHILPFINAVEFKDATWVRYMWWVYIIGLIWSSEFILACQHMIISGAVAKWYFTNGKNKKSVVFSSMYNLAFYHLGSIALGSLLIILFKIPRLVLTTCHSKSNTTSTNNRCLKKTCTCCSYSFDNFFKYINHNAYTIVSMEGIGFCLAASRAWHVIVGNALRLGSINSIGDFILFLAKCLVTLIIGSLALFTLRSNLELHFHAIPIIIICIFAFFVAHSVISLHEVVIDTLFLCVCEDKNINGEMWHKSPIIKLSKSKNPIVKNSTNTQIVKTST; encoded by the exons atatttatagcTGTGTTTGCTTTTATTTACGGCGATCCTCTGCGTCTGATCAATGGCCATGACAGTTTTGGAAATACTTGCGGTTCTTCTGGTAATTCCAAAATGGGCAAACTTTCCAACTTGGATACTActgataaaaa GTTCCTATTCTATTTAGATCCAGCAAACATTGAACATAGTATGCAAATATGTGTTAAACAATGTCCAGACAGTAATATATTAACTTTAGAAGATGTTCAGAATTTTTATAATCGAACAGAATCGTTACTTTGCAG ctataattttgatttgaacAATTTCACTACCGATGAAGAGCTTTACAAATCTACTATTTTCACTACATCTTTGGGGCCTTGTCCCCCATTTCCAGTATACAAAAGTCATCATGTGATGAATAGGTGTGTTCCTGAAGAATTGAACAATCAAACTTTGCCTttgatttataacatttatggtATGATGAATGATTGGGATTTCACAGAAGAAATATTGAACGATTTGTACAAAACTTGGCCACAAATGttgtattacacaatattagCTTTTG TATTgacatttatcataattttattaattcatttactTACAAAAGTTATagcctatatattattgattggTGTCAGCTTGATGGTActag taaatgtgtttttactttggtgggaatattttactttgaaaaaGCGTCTGGACAACACTATTGAGGCACAAACATTAAGTGCTGATGCTTGCAATGAACACACCTTTCTAATACTTTCCATCCTATTTACGTTATTTTCG gttattatacttatgttGGTTTTGGCTATGCGTAAGCGATTGAATTTTTTGTCCACTTTGTTTCACGAGTCGGCCGATTGTCTATCTAAACTTCCAGCCTTATATTGGCAACCTATTTGTACATTTTCTGTGCTGATTTGTTTGTATGCATTTTGGACTGCTGTAATCCTTCATCTAGCTACAGCAA ATTATCCTGGTACAAAATCACTACAATTAGTAACTGATTTTGTAGAGAAAAACATGAAAACTAATGATTCATCGAGTCTTGAAAAGTCAGAGAAACATATTTTGCCATTCATCAAtg CTGTTGAGTTTAAAGATGCTACTTGGGTACGTTATATGTGGTGGGTATATATAATTGGCCTAATATGGTCTTCAGAATTTATATTAGCATGTCAACATATGATTATTTCTGGAGCAGTAGCAAAATGGTATTTCACCAA cggcaaaaataaaaaatctgttgTTTTTTCTTCAATGTATAACCTGGCATTCTACCATTTGGGTTCTATAGCACTTGGATCTCTGTTAattattctgtttaagattcccAGGCTTGTATTGACGACATGTCATTCTAA GAGCAATACTACGTCAACAAATAACCGATGTCTAAAAAAAACATGCACTTGTTGTTCATATtcgtttgataattttttcaaatacatcaATCATAATGCTTATACTATAGTATCAATGGAAGGCATTGGATTTTGTTTAGCTGCTTCgagg GCTTGGCATGTTATTGTTGGTAACGCTTTGAGATTGGGTTCCATAAACAGTATAGGCGACTTCATATTATTCCTGGCTAAGTGTTTGGTCACTCTGATTATTGGTTCTCTAGCATTGTTCACTCTACGATCAAACTTGGAATTGCATTTTCATGCAATACCAATcatcattatatgtatatttgcaTTTTTCGTTGCTCACAGTGTCATTTCATTACACGAG gTGGTAATCGATACATTATTTTTGTGTGTATGCgaagacaaaaatattaatggagAAATGTGGCACAAGAGTCCAATAATAAAACTATCCAAGTCTAAAAATCCAATTGTAAAAAATTCTACCAATACACAAATTGTGAAAACCAGCACATGa